A window of the Branchiostoma floridae strain S238N-H82 chromosome 12, Bfl_VNyyK, whole genome shotgun sequence genome harbors these coding sequences:
- the LOC118427883 gene encoding soma ferritin-like, which produces MSQESQIRQNYHPETEAAVNKQANKEHAASYTYTSLNIYFDRDDVALPGLQKFFKGLCDQKREFAKKWHQHQTERGGRVVLMDVPKPPQDSWGSPQDALETALSLEKELNQSMLAVYELAHKHDDEHTSDFIEDTFLHTQVDNIKTIGDHLTNLKRCGSGLGVYMFDRGLGKE; this is translated from the exons ATGTCTCAGGAATCACAGATTCGTCAGAACTACCACCCAGAGACGGAAGCTGCTGTCAACAAACAG GCTAACAAGGAGCATGCAGCATCCTACACCTACACCTCTCTGAACATCTACTTTGACAGGGACGACGTGGCCTTACCAGGCCTGCAGAAGTTCTTCAAAGGACTGTGTGATCAGAAGAGAGAATTTGCTAAGAAG TGGCACCAGCACCAGACTGAGCGGGGAGGGCGCGTGGTCCTGATGGACGTCCCGAAGCCCCCGCAGGACTCGTGGGGCAGTCCACAGGACGCGCTGGAGACGGCTCTGTCGCTGGAGAAGGAGCTGAACCAGAGCATGCTGGCCGTGTACGAGctggcacacaaacatgacGACGAACATACCTCAGACTTCATCGAGG ATACTTTCCTCCATACCCAAGTTGACAACATCAAGACTATAGGTGATCACCTAACCAACCTTAAACGCTGTGGTTCGGGCTTGGGGGTGTACATGTTTGACCGTGGCCTCGGAAAGGAGTAG
- the LOC118428084 gene encoding sulfoquinovosidase-like, with product MRGVFQHVLLILTLTLAASNLSAEPQAERGFKVTQSTDGSSLEVTFDGLTIMHHDREHPAISVGSGVTTFKETYGNFLITDNVVEKVDLVNVEVAQKGKNKHVLTFSTREGTYKTKVMFSYDDKKGLDHVIALSLPKGANRTWVRLYAEEEEHVYGGGEQFSHFDLRGHSFPMWVREQGVGRQSWDLITHVVDQVHGGGGGDYHTTYWPQPTVVSSRRYFCHFTTTNYMVMDFDHPDHHEIQIWGDPGRIVLDSGHDFFDVSKKLSGVLGRQPPLPEWVYSGTILGVQGGTDTVLEHLRQAEKNGVKVSALWVQDWVGKLHTYMGKRLYWDWAWDKSWYPGLDNVIKEYKSKGVRFLSYINPHLIVEGPMFKEANLKGYLVANSSGQSYLQDFGGFFCGTVDLTNPDAYQWFKDVMKRNMVDLGFAGWMADFGEYLATDMVYHSGESPETVHNLYPVLWARLNREVVEEAGKLDEITIWMRAGYSGSENYTLLAWAGDQTVDARIHDGLASVIPAALSLAVSGFGLHHYDIGGYITLPTIYRTEEVLLRYAEAAVFTPVMRTHEGNRPDDSWQVFSSADTLRQFGRLTRMYVHLAGYIKQQVRENSMLGVPVQRPLFYHYPDDRRAYSEQYQYMFGPDVLVAPVYHEEVDTWDAYLPGETEEWVHLWTGASYTGGQVVSVSAPVGEPPVFYRVASTWADVFRKILTDFPRLRDVPPATTRWGLLWHLRVATVLTAGVVGAFLACSCVLYRNRKRKTS from the exons ATGCGGGGAGTCTTTCAGCATGTCTTGCtgattttgaccttgaccttggcGGCTTCGAACTTGTCAGCAGAGCCACAGGCCGAGCGCGGGTTCAAGGTCACCCAGTCCACAGACGGGTCAAGTTTGGAGGTCACGTTCGACGGTCTGACCATCATGCATCACGATAGAGAACATCCCGCCATTTCTGTGGGGTCAGGGGTCACGACGTTCAAAGAGACCTACGGAAACTTCTTGATAACGGACAACGTTGTGGAAAAGGTCGACCTGGTGAACGTGGAAGTTGCGCAGAAAGGAaagaataaacatgttttgacaTTCAGTACAAGAGAAGGAACATACAAG ACGAAAGTGATGTTCTCCTACGATGATAAAAAGGGTCTTGATCACGTGATCGCACTATCACTACCGAAGGGTGCGAACCGAACCTGGGTCCGACTGTACGCGGAAGAAGAGGAGCATGTCTacggag GAGGTGAGCAGTTCTCTCACTTTGACCTGCGGGGTCACAGTTTCCCGATGTGGGTGCGTGAGCAGGGTGTGGGGCGGCAGAGCTGGGACCTGATCACGCACGTGGTGGACCAGGTGCACGGGGGAGGCGGGGGCGACTACCACACCACCTACTGGCCGCAGCCCACCGTCGTGTCTTCAAGACG ATACTTCTGCCATTTCACCACCACCAACTACATGGTCATGGACTTCGATCACCCGGATCATCACGAGATCCAGATCTGGGGAGATCCCGGTCGGATCGTCTTAGACAGCGGCCACGATTTCTTCGACGTGTCTAAGAAGCTGAGTGGAGTTCTCGGGCGGCAGCCTCCCCTCCCCGAGTGGGTGTACAGCGGTACGATTCTCGGGGTGCAGGGAGGGACGGACACGGTGCTGGAGCATCTTCGGCAAGCAGAGAAGAACGGAGTCAAAGTTAGCGCGCTGTGGGTGCAAGACTGGGTGGGGAAACTGCACACGTACATGGGGAAGCGACTTTACTGGGACTGGGCATGGGATAAGTCTTGGTACCCAGGACTTGACAACGTCATAAAAGAATACAAGTCGAAAGGTGTGCGGTTTTTATCGTACATCAATCCACATCTAATCGTCGAAGGGCCGATGTTTAAGGAGGCTAATTTGAAAGGTTATCTAGTGGCAAACTCAAGCGGACAGAGTTACTTGCAGGACTTTGGTGGCTTCTTCTGTGGAACTGTTGATCTCACAAACCCAGATGCTTACCAGTGGTTTAAGGACGTTATGAAGAGGAACATGGTGGATCTGGGGTTTGCCGGGTGGATGGCAGACTTTGGGGAGTACCTTGCGACTGACATGGTGTACCATAGCGGAGAGTCACCCGAGACGGTACACAACCTCTATCCTGTACTGTGGGCAAG ATTAAACAGGGAAGTGGTTGAAGAAGCGGGAAAACTTGATGAAATCACCATCTGGATGCGGGCAGGCTACTCTGGGAGCGAGAACTACACCTTGCTGGCCTGGGCAGGAGACCAGACCGTCGACGCTCGTATCCACGACGGTCTTGCCTCCGTCATCCCTGCAGCTCTCTCATTGGCTGTTTCCGGCTTCGGACTGCACCACTATGATATAGGGGGTTATATAACTCTGCCCACGATCTACAGAACGGAGGAAGTGCTGTTAAGGTACGCGGAGGCGGCGGTGTTCACCCCCGTCATGAGGACACATGAAGGGAACCGGCCTGACGACAGTTGGCAG GTTTTCAGTTCGGCTGACACTCTACGCCAGTTCGGACGGCTAACCCGGATGTATGTCCACCTGGCCGGCTACATCAAACAGCAGGTTCGGGAGAACAGCATGCTGGGAGTTCCCGTCCAGAGACCGCTGTTCTATCACTACCCTGACGACCGCCGTGCCTACTCCGAGCAGTATCAGTACATGTTCGGGCCGGACGTGCTAGTGGCGCCTGTATATCACGAAG AGGTGGACACCTGGGACGCGTACCTGCCAGGCGAGACGGAGGAGTGGGTACACCTGTGGACAGGTGCGTCCTACACAGGTGGGCAGGTGGTCAGCGTCAGTGCACCTGTAGGCGAACCACCTGTATTCTACCGCGTCGCGTCAACCTGGGCGGACGTCTTCAGGAAGATCCTGACAG ACTTTCCCAGACTGCGCGACGTTCCACCGGCCACGACACGATGGGGCCTCCTGTGGCACCTGAGGGTCGCCACCGTGCTCACGGCTGGTGTTGTGGGAGCATTCCTAGCCTGTTCCTGCGTTCTGTATCGCAATAGGAAGAGGAAAACCTCATGA
- the LOC118427520 gene encoding divergent protein kinase domain 2A-like: MRLVRLKQFRRFFSGWRVRRMCGFFFFVVVFYCFVFQPFSYNQLTDTTFLGEDKCPACFGTDLCEEFENGKILFKYSSRLRILDIFNIKNVYFAIYEGMEVALKRLGHNSEFDQLDRWICETGKEGPQCHIPSVTYYSNFSRVIYEGLSPKSLTDMSDMVRCPSQRLIDRVLEKFAEHLGKETEELSYQEKLHFLSTLKFNPEPLMLQTFPITEGWPFPFYFGACGRLTVVQKCDKTLASYYSAPWLQRVELSLQMMKIAEYLTNNEADFALYLTDISYENFGVTSDGNLFVIDVENVIVVDKQKIKTDKPPNWEARYQSHFDECPGMPNCLSFDVSALCRYLHTDHNYYAVCRNMLSEYASEMGKPGGLLHDPPETVVHDGTLQRLLRECAKPRTLYGRFDAAKELIELLGSFLKER, encoded by the exons ATGAGGCTTGTTAGACTGAAGCAGTTTCGCAGATTCTTCTCAGGATGGCGGGTCCGGAGGATGTgcggtttcttcttctttgtcgtCGTCTTTTACTGCTTTGTTTTCCAACCGTTCTCCTACAACCAGCTGACCGACACAACGTTCCTCGGGGAGGACAAATGTCCCGCTTGCTTCGGGACCGACCTCTGCGAAGAGTTTGAAAATGGCAAGATTTTATTCAAGTATTCCTCACGGCTGAGAATACTGGACATCTTCAACATCAAGAATGTGTACTTCGCAATCTATGAAGGGATGGAGGTTGCCTTGAAACGTCTTGGTCACAACTCTGAATTTGATCAGTTGGACCGGTGGATCTGCGAGACTGGCAAGGAAGGCCCGCAATGCCACATCCCTTCCGTCACGTACTATTCCAACTTTTCTCGCGTGATCTACGAGGGGTTATCCCCCAAGAGCCTGACAGACATGTCAGATATGGTGAGGTGTCCATCACAAAGGCTGATTGACAGGGTACTGGAGAAATTTGCGGAGCATCTCGGTAAGGAGACAGAGGAACTGTCGTATCAGGAGAAGCTCCACTTCCTGTCTACTCTGAAGTTTAACCCAGAACCACTTATGTTACAG ACATTCCCCATCACTGAGGGCTGGCCATTCCCGTTCTACTTTGGTGCCTGCGGTCGACTGACAGTCGTGCAGAAGTGCGACAAGACTTTGGCGAGTTACTACAGTGCCCCCTGGCTGCAGAGAGTGGAACTATCCCTCCAGATGATGAAGATAGCAGAATATCTAACAAACAATGAGGCAGACTTTGCCCTTTACCTCACCGACATTTCGTACGAGAATTTTGGGGTGACGAGTGATGGAAATCTGTTCGTTATAGACGTGGAGAACGTCATTGTGGTGGacaaacaaaagataaaaacaG ATAAACCGCCTAACTGGGAGGCCAGGTACCAGTCCCACTTTGACGAGTGTCCGGGCATGCCCAACTGCCTGTCATTTGACGTGTCCGCGTTGTGCAGGTACCTCCACACCGACCATAACTACTACGCGGTGTGCAGGAACATGTTGTCTGAGTACGCCTCGGAGATGGGGAAGCCGGGAGGTCTCCTGCACGATCCGCCAGAGACCGTGGTGCACGACGGGACGTTACAACGCCTCCTGAGGGAGTGCGCCAAACCACGAACTCTATACGGCAGGTTTGACGCTGCCAAGGAACTGATTGAGTTGTTGGGAAGCTTCTTGAAGGAGAGGTGA